A stretch of DNA from Poecile atricapillus isolate bPoeAtr1 chromosome 28, bPoeAtr1.hap1, whole genome shotgun sequence:
CAGACAAAATCCtattttatcactttttttttttggttctcaCCCTGCAGACCCTTCCCTTTACCTTTACAGCAGGAAATATCCTGACTTCCCAGTGCAGCCCAAGGCTGGTATTCCTAGACACCCAGTTATGTAGCTGAACACACAGTTTGGATGGAGCTGGCCAGGGGATGGAGAGACATCACTGCTGCCTCTCCTGGTCCCTGGAGGCACGGCCTTGCCTCCCCCTGAGCTGTGGCCAGCAGAGCCAGACGAGGAACCCAAGCACCACATTGTCATAGTCACAAACCAAACAGGGACACGAGTGGGAAGAGGTTTGATCCCCAGCTGGGATTTTCACGAAAATTTTTGGTCCCTCAAAATTTGCATGCTTCTCTCTTTGCTGCTGCCTGAGGAATGCTCCCCTGTCATTCTCTCTTATAAAGCTCTGCTGCACTTTCCTGCAAGTCTCTTCCCAGGATAAAAACCAGCTGAGACCCCATGGGAACAGGCAGAGATCACACAGCTCTTACCCAGCACTCACCCAGCACAGTGTTGGACAGGAGGGCACATCCCCAGGGGCTGTTGTGGACACCCATCCTGAATGTCCTGGGACAGCTTAGAGTTTTCCTGGGCAGCAGAAGTGACCTGGCGGTTTTTCACACAATGCAGCCAAAAAAAGCCATTGGTGTTGCATCAGGAGATGCAGCCTGTgaggggctgtgccagcaggacaGAGGGGTCACGGTCACCAGCAGATGCTGACTGATAAATGCCAAGAAGTGCCAGAgctgtctgtccctgtcacagaggaggagatgggTGGCCAGGAGACAACAGGGCTGGGGATGAACTCTGTGGGCTTTGTTTGTACTTGCCACAGCAGCACTCTCCTTCCAGTGGCTCTGGGCATCTCCTTTCAGAAACTACAAATGAAATGAAAGGATGTtcagaaaatactgaagaagTCCCCTGTCACCCTCATGCCCACCAAAGGCTCTACCAAATCCATTGTCTGTCACTAGCCAAAGGCTGCTGATAAAATAGAAGCCACCATTGTCTCACAAGGAAAGCAGAGCCCAGTCCTGGTCCCGGTAGTCCAGCCCTTCCTATATGGGCCTATGAGGAGACTGAGTATGCCAAGGGCCACTTCATCCCCAGGAACCTGGAGCTCCCTGAGCCCTTAGCTGCAAGCTAAGCCAGCCAGAGCCCCTAATTTGAAACGCATGTTGGTTAAACCAAGAGATGACTGTAAAAAATAAAGGTTGGATTTCTCTGGCAACAAAGTCTCCCATGTTACCCTGAGCCCTATGGTTTCCTGCCTTCTGGCGTGTGTGACCTTCTGCACAGTAACCCTGGTGTTCCCCACAGAGCCTGGGATGGCAGGAAGAATAAAGGGGAGTGAAGACTTGCATAATGTTCATCCAGGCTCGCCAGGAAAATAAGGACAGTGCTTGGAATGAGAGCATTGCTGGTCTTTTATGTCAGCTTTTCAAACTTGTAAATGGGCCTCCCTGCTCTGGGCTAACGGGCCCCAGGACCTTCCCCAGGTGAGAGGGACCAGGTGAGAGGGTGGCTGTAACCCTCACCCCACCTCTGGAGACCTCAGAAGATATGGCAACCTGGGTAACAACATCTTGCCTCACTTAGGCTGCCAGTCTttcagccagggctgccctgtgctggcagggaaagCCAGAGGAGACTGGGTGAGAATGGAGCCCAGTGACATGGCTGAACTCCCTGTGGAGCTGCTTCTCACTGGGGTGGATGGCTGTGGCCAATTTTCCATCTTTCTGACTGACTCTGCTTGGAAATTCATCTCTGTTCAAGAAGCAGCCAAGAGCAGAAGTTTTGGGTGTCCTCTGACAGAGTgagggggtgtccccagccctgggaaaggATGAGGCTATGCTCTGGcaggctgtgccaccctgctgtcccctcagggaAATGAGGGTTGGGGTACAACCAACCTGGGCAGGTGGCAGGAGCTGCATGGCCCTTCTCCAGAGTGGGGAGTGACAAAGCTTGAGCCAGCAAACTTGcttgggaagagcaggaatagGTGGCCTCAGGGGTGGGAGTTTAGCAAGCTGTTTGGCTGCAGGGCCAGACCAGGGTGGCGATGGATGAATCCTTGCAGGACCAGGTGTGAGCAGAGACTGAGGCTGATGGGGCACCCACTCTGCCCGGGAGTGCTGCCAGTGCCTGTCTGGGTGAGACGCACTGCTGCGCCTGGATAGGGGTCAATAGGAAATCTGTGTTGGATTTTCCCGTCCTCTTCTGAATCAGAATTATGTGCCTCTGGAAAGCCTAAATTTATCCTTGAAGCTGTGATGATGTATTTCACACGTCCTATTCCCTCTCACTGGAGTCTCTCTTACATTTGTAATTTCTAACAACAAAGCAACGCTGTGAGCAACCTCCCTATAAATCATCCAACCATCCCTTCTGGTGATGCGAGCCTtggctgagcagctgcaggaatttgTGTGAGTTCAGACCAGGCTGAACTTTCACACAGTGACCTGCCAGGTCAGACTGGGAAGGAGCGGGGTGGAGAAAGGCAGGGAACAAAGACACTCCCCACAGCCCACCCACTCACAGCCTGACGTGCATGGGACaggaactgggatggggatgaggatggggggGATGTTCCACCATGCATGTGGGGGCTGTTTGAAGGAGCTACTTGTGATGTGTCCTGGTGATACCGCCTTTCCTGGGTGTCTGAGCTGGTGAGACTGCATGGAAGAAGGGTTAGTGATAATGAAGTGATAGGAATAAGGAGAGGGATTGGAGGATGGGGTTGGGAGCATCCCTTGGTTCCTGAGAGAACCTTCATAGAAAAGAACTTCCTCTATGTTCTGCTGTTCCCTGCCCAAGGGCTGACCTCAGACACccacagagagccctgagagcCATTGTGCCCTGCTGGTCCCTGTGCTGCTTGTGTCCAAAGGCCACTGGGCTGCCACAGTGTCCTCATGGGGTCCCTCCTGGGGACCTGCAAATGGGACAGGGTCCTTCATCCCCTGGGACCAAACGTCAATCCTTCCCTGGCCCCAAGCCAAGCCTGGCAGTTGGGATCCTACAGAGATTTTGACCATATCCCTTTTCCACACAGGACAGAGCAGGGCATGGAGAAATGCCCCAGGAGTTCACACACTGCTGGCCAGGCTGTTTTAAGCTCCATTTAAACTCAAGAGCACCTGGCTCTCTGGAGAGCACTTTCCCATCAGCCTGTGGTCATTCCTAGTCTGAGGCAACTCATGGCCTCTGAGGGCTCTGCATTTGTGTACcttaaaatctgtatttctcaGGGCAAATTTGAGAAGTCGCAATAGGAAAACACAGCCAAAGGAAAATGCAGCCAAAGGAATATGCATAAATCATGTGGCTTCTCAACAGGCCTTGGCTTCTCACATTCCCTCTCTCCTGCCACTGCAGAAAATAACCAGTGGTAACACGTCTGCTGCAGCACCCGGACTAACCCCGTTGTTTCCCAGGACAAGCTCCAGTGTTGGGTAATggtgggcagggagcagagctcacACAGGATTCATTTTGCCTGACGTCGTTAACCCACAGCAATAGCCAACACACAAAATTGTGCTTCCCTGTTTGTCCCAGTGACTCAAGGCTTGGTGTTTTCCAGTCCAGAGGGTTCTTGGGATGCCGGGTGCTCCAGCCTTCAGCTCCATGTGCATGACTCCTGCCAGCTCACTCCCTCCTGGGATGCCAAAAACCAGCAATACAAGCTGAAAAAGagagttttcatttttcagattctttctgtgaatttttggcAGCCCCTACAGCACTCAGGGGTGGTGGGTATGATGGCAGATCTGTCCGTGGTAGGGGGGCCATGACCTGGGGCTGAGGGGGCACAGGCCAGCTGGGGGCACCCCAAAGAGACTTGCAGGGACCCCAGGCCCAGCAGAGAAGGCTGTTGGAGGGGGCCAATGGAACCCCCTTCCCATCATTAGCACCTCTGtgttcccagctcctctctAGCAATAGCGTCAGGGAGCACACAGAGGGACACCCCCCAAATCAAAAAGATTTGGAAAAAGAAGTTCACATTTTTAttgttcctttttctcctgcagtGTTTCCTAcctagggtttttttctctttcctcacttgaaaaattccttctgaccatgaaaaaaatgtgaaaacagcGGCTGGTGGAGGATACTTGGAGGATACTCTCTAGAGTGTGTGCCTGCTGGAATTTCTGAAATTCCTCTTTAACCTCTGTGACTCACCCTGAGCTGTTGTTGCTGGGTGCATTCCCTGAGACCTCTCACACATCCTTTGGACAGCCCGGGAAATACTTGGAGATGGCATGGGGactcctggaaagaaaaatcctcCAGCCAGACATTTTCAGACAAGATAAAAATCCTTTTCCTGTGGCCTTGCCtgagctgcagggctctgagcagcactGGTGGAATGCATGCTGTGGGCTTGAGTGGAGGAGCTCGGCACAGGAACCAGGGGGGTGCAGCCCTGGTCCCAGGAGGCTCACATTGGCCAGACCCAGTGAGTGGTAGGAACCAGGGATTTGACTCCAAAACCCGGAGGGGGAGGAGAGGCAGTTCCCTGTTCAAGGTTGCACGGTGCAGAGCAGGGACGgagtgctggggcagcaggaggaagcaccctgtggggagggagcagaagGGCTCCATCTGCTCCAATCCgaacagagccagcagcagctccgtcgCGGTGTGTGAATTCCTTCATggagagaaaacacagagaCTTGAAAATCCCTTTAAGCCAGCAGAAAAAGGCAGAACAAAAAGGAAGAGCCAGAAATCAGGGTCCAAGACATTGGCAAATGAAATAAGATGCATATTTTTCACAGGGGGTGTTTGAAACCTGCAAGAGGAGGGGAGCGAGAGATGGATTTATCTATCCTTGCTGCTCTTGGAGACCAGGAATGTTTAGAGAAATGAACATTCTGCTTCCCTCAGGTGTACAGAGAAGCTGACCCTTAGCATCCcccttccccagggctggcagcacccacctgtgccaggccagggccccccagcagagctctgtgccacAGGGTACTCCCACCCTGGGTCCAGTGGGGCCCAGAGGCGGCATGGCCTCGGAACACAGGTGCATCCATGGGAGTGGGGAGTCAAACATCAGGGTTTGGTGCAGATCAGGGTCCCCAGTGCAGGATGAGGGGCAGGACagtcagcagggatgggataGGGATGGGCATGGGGACaaggatgggaacagggataGGAAAGGGGATAGGCATAGGGCAGGGACTGGAATGGGGATAGGGACAGGGATAGGAAAGCAGATGGGAAttggaacaggaatgggaatagggatgggatgaggagggGAATATGAACAGGCATGGAGATGAGGACAAGGATAGGAATGGAGAGGGGAATGGGGATGAAGACAAGGATGGGGACAGAGATGAGGGCTGGTGCAGGGCTCAGCGACAGGGAGCAAGGTTGCCCCGGGCGGGAGCGGGCGGCTGATACGGGGCCTGAGCGGCGGCCGCCAGGGAGGGTGAACAAAGCGGCGGGGCCGGGTGGGCGGGGAGGGGCCGGTACGGGGCCCTCCCCACCGCGGGGGCATAAAAGCAGGACGGCGGCGGCAGTGCAGAAAGAGGAGCTGTTGCTGTTACGATGCGGCTCGGCGGCGCAGCGCTGCTGCTGTGCGCGGCCGGGCTGGCCGCGGCCCCCGCGCCCGCACCGGGAGCCGGGCCCGAGCGgagggcggcggcgggagccgggcgggagcggcgggcgcAGTTCGCCTCCTGGGACGAGGTGAACGTGCTGGCCCAcgggctgctgcagctggggcacGGCCTGAAGGAGCACGTGGAGCGCACCAAGGGCCAGCTGCGGGAGCTGGGCGGGCGGCTGAGCGCCCACAACAGCTCCCTGGGGCGGCTGCTGCGGCAGGCGCGGGAGGCGCAGGAGCGCGGAGAGCGGCTGCGGGGCAGCGTTCGGGAGCTGGAGGGCCGCGGCCGGCAGCTGCTCAACCTCTCTGAGGCCCTGCGGCAGCGGCTGGAAGAGGTGGCGGCTGACAAGGACGCGATCCAGGAGCGGCTGGAGCGGCTGGAGGGCCGGGTCCGTTTGGCGCTGCAGGCGCGGCCGGCTGGGAACCAGAGCGCTCGGGATCTGGGGGCGCTGCAGGTGAGCGCGGGGGGCACCGGCATCCACCGGAGGAGCGGGGGAGTCCAACAGAGCAGCACTGGCCGGGTAGAGCGGGATAGACAGGATCCGACAGGCCACTGGCACCGaaccggggggacaccgggagccATGGGGGACCCGAGTGTCCCGGGACATCGGAAGCAGCGGGTGGGTTTCAGcttcaggagagcagaggggtctcgggagcaccgggagcaccCTCCCGGGAGTCTCGCATAGCCAGACCTTCATGGAGTTTTGAGGCTCACCTGGCTCTTCTCCCGCAGTCCCTGATGGACGCTCAGAACCTGCGGATCGAGGAGCTTCTGCAGAAAGTCAAGCAGCAGCAGTACAAGCTGGACAAGCAGAACCTACAGATTAAAAGCCTGCAGAGCAAGGTGAGcccctgtcctgtgctgcagcccccACCCTGGCCCTACATGCTGTAAGgacccctgctgtcccagctctggTGGCTGTGCAGGTgctccctggatttggggaccccaaagGGGCCACAGCGTTGGTCCCTGTGCTGCAGTGTATCATCAGTGGTGTCAGGGTAGCAAGCTGCCAGAGTTTGTATGGAGCAATAGGAGGAACTGGTGGATGGGAACAGCCTCCCTGGCTTCTGTCTTTGCATTTATCTTCAGAATAAACTAGCTAGCACTGGTGTGAAAAACCACAATGATTTCTGGCTTTGCCAAGACTGGGTATCTCCTGTTCCTCAAGGTTTCTAGGCAAGTTCAGCCCCAGCTCTGGCCACAGGGAGTGGCTGGCGTGTGGCTGACCTGCTCCCCTGAGTAATGGGGTGGAAAACAAGCGGAGATAAAATCGTTCTGACttgtgcattttattttaggTCAATCTACTAATTCCCTTACACCACAACAAAACACAGCCTCCAAAGTGGAAGATAAACCTGAAGAAGAGCCTCAACCTCACCAATCAGAGTCAGAATGGCAGTGGGGAGTCCATGCAGACACAGAGTGAGTATCTGCTTGTGCCACCCTGCTCGTCCATACCAGAGCAAACCTGTAGCAGTTGCAACgttttggaaacaaaaggtTCATTTGTCCTGAGCCAGGATGTGAGATTTGATTGAAAAGTTGGAGCTTGGGAGTATGGCCAGAGTGAGGGGTTCTGGAGCACAGGCAGAATCTTTCCCTTCTGGGCCAGTGTTAGTCCAGCAGGAATTTAAAGATTAAAGAGGCTTTTTCCTGCCTGGTGTTAGGAATGCAGCGGGGAGCAGACAAAGCCTGAGAACATTATTTGTCAAAAAAAATTggcaggtgtggggtcaggagAGGAGTGTCTCAGTTCTGTTGAGTTAACTCTTGTTCACCTGCTCACACTTCACCAGGCAGGATCTGCTTTGCTGTCTGTGGAAGGAAGGGAGGGTTTGGGAGCCCTGgcctcagagcagagctgtgtgcttgTGTCTCCCTTGGCTCATATTTAGAGCTCATGCTTGAAACACAAGAGTCTCAACTTGCACTATCCTTAGCTGGAGGTGCTGAGTTGCAGTGGAtgctcacagccctgggaaATGTGCACTGGAGCAGGTGAGTGGATGCTGCATCTGcaactcccagctctgcctggagcatcttctcccctggcagcaggactGGAGGGGCTTCTGAAGAGTGGGGCTTCCCCAGCTGTGCCATGTCCTGCAGCCTCCCTCCAGACAGGAACTGATGTTCCTGCAGGGTTTACTGGCCAGGAACAGCTGCTGTCATGCTGTGTCAGCTAGATCAcagtgctgcctctgcctgTGCCACTGTCTAGGGATCTTCAGGAGCAAAACAGAAACCAGGCAGGATGAGGAGGCATGGGGAATTCCTACTCAGGGCCTGATGCAGGGGTGGTTATGGGAAAACACATGATAATTTGTCTGTGgagcctggagctgtcactgGTGTGTCTGAAAGCTGAGCTTGTCCACATGGACAAGAAGAGAGATGGGATGTGGAGCTTCAGACTCCTCCTGGGGCACCGCTCAGTAGGGCTGTGCAGGGTCAACCTTACTTAGAGCAGCACTTCTGAGCCAAAAAATTCTCTCAAAACTtctttcccctgtttttctCCAAGCTCTGCTTTGTGACTTGCCTGCAGTAATGTGTGTCAAAGAACAGTTTGGGTGGGCAGGAACCTTTAGAGGTTATCTGTTATAACCCTTGATTCCACTCTTGGGTTATGCTGAAAGTGGGGTGTAGGGGGATGGGTTGGGACCTTTGCTACTTGCTAGGACAGATGTAGGATTTTCTGGCTGATGCTGGCTACAGAAATGTTGTGATGCATAGTGGAAGGCAGCAAGAGCCTCCATGGATGCTTTGTGAGCTCAGCACCTTCCAGTGCTGCACTGTCCCTAATGGAAAGACCTGGACATGCCAATTCTGTCCTGCCAGCTGTGAGCTTCCCCTTTCCTTGTCTAATCCATGATGTTGGTATCACTGACAGAAAACAAATTGGCTTCCTTTCATTAGTAAGTTGAGTGAGTTTTCTGGCAAATCTTAAAGCATGCAGGCTGGCTCTGTGCCCTCTGCCTGGGGAGGCTTGTGGCTGCTTTCAGAGCAGGGGAGTGCTGGGGAGGCTTGTGGCTGCTTTCAGAGCAGGGGAGTGCTGGGGAGGCTTGTGGCTGCTTTCAGAGCAGGGGAGTGCTGGGGAGGCTTGTGCCAGCGGCTCCCGGGCTATTGTCAGGCAGAGCCTGGTGCCGGCGTGGCCCTGGGGAGCAGTGATGAACTCCACCAGCAGCCTTTGCAGAAAGACCCTTTTATTTGCATCCAGTGAACACAAGTATTttcagggcagggctggcatgGGGCCAAGCATGTGAAAGTTGAAGGCTCAAAGCTGCCTGGAGAGTGAGAGGTTTAATAGCTTGCAGAAAGAGGATCACGTCTTTGGGCAGAGCCTGTGCTTGCTGGCAGCCAGCCGAGTAGGGGAAAGGTAGAGTCCTGCTCATGCTCTCTCCATGGCGCTGAGACTCCAAAATAATGGGGTTGGTTtggggcaggagagggagaggcagTGCAGGCAGCTCTAGGCATGCCCTGCCATCCCTGATGATGGGTGTTTATACCGGGTTAGTGACCTCCCTTGTGTCGTGGCTGGAAATCCTGTTGGGTGAACACGGAGCCTAAGGCAGATCCAGCTTTGTTGTGCTGCTTGGCCAAAtaaagggagagggaaaagaaaacacaggagCAGTCAGGAGGGCTTGTTCTGCTGGTGCTGTTCGGATGTGCAACATGAACTGGAACTAACAAGCATGTTCCTCAAACAAAAAGATTGAACAGAGGCTGTTCAAGCAGCTGCATCTCATTCAGCTGCTGGAGGGTCCCTGTG
This window harbors:
- the ANGPTL4 gene encoding angiopoietin-related protein 4 isoform X2, with product MRLGGAALLLCAAGLAAAPAPAPGAGPERRAAAGAGRERRAQFASWDEVNVLAHGLLQLGHGLKEHVERTKGQLRELGGRLSAHNSSLGRLLRQAREAQERGERLRGSVRELEGRGRQLLNLSEALRQRLEEVAADKDAIQERLERLEGRVRLALQARPAGNQSARDLGALQSLMDAQNLRIEELLQKVKQQQYKLDKQNLQIKSLQSKVNLLIPLHHNKTQPPKWKINLKKSLNLTNQSQNGSGESMQTQKGGWTVIQRRMDGSVDFDQLWDAYKNGFGDLRGDFWLGLEKIHHLVQEGKYNLLIELEDWEGNSQVVQFVFSLGGESTAYTLNLLGPLSGELENAIGEFRQLPFSTRDRDHDLKADTNCAKHLSGGWWFSTCGHANLNGKYFRSIPRQRHERKQGIFWKTWKGRYYPLKSTIMKIQPAALEAET
- the ANGPTL4 gene encoding angiopoietin-related protein 4 isoform X1, encoding MRLGGAALLLCAAGLAAAPAPAPGAGPERRAAAGAGRERRAQFASWDEVNVLAHGLLQLGHGLKEHVERTKGQLRELGGRLSAHNSSLGRLLRQAREAQERGERLRGSVRELEGRGRQLLNLSEALRQRLEEVAADKDAIQERLERLEGRVRLALQARPAGNQSARDLGALQSLMDAQNLRIEELLQKVKQQQYKLDKQNLQIKSLQSKVNLLIPLHHNKTQPPKWKINLKKSLNLTNQSQNGSGESMQTQKLPEGCHQLFLAGQQSSGVFQVQPAGSQPFKVYCDMTAEGGWTVIQRRMDGSVDFDQLWDAYKNGFGDLRGDFWLGLEKIHHLVQEGKYNLLIELEDWEGNSQVVQFVFSLGGESTAYTLNLLGPLSGELENAIGEFRQLPFSTRDRDHDLKADTNCAKHLSGGWWFSTCGHANLNGKYFRSIPRQRHERKQGIFWKTWKGRYYPLKSTIMKIQPAALEAET